The sequence CTAAAACTTCCGCAAGGCGCCAAAGTCGCAAAAGGCGCTCGCTTAAGGGGCCAGCGCTGAAAGTAGTGCGCCTTTGCCTTTGGCGCCTAGGTGAGCACCTAGAGCGCCTTTAACAACTAAGTTAGTACTGACTGTAGAACACTTCTTTGCAATAAATTTTGGCTACTTTAACAACTAAGTTAGTACTGACTGTAGAACACTTCTTTGCAATACATTTTGGCTACTTGAGTTTCTTTCTAAGGTTTTATGTTCTAGGATagtggttttcataattctgctAAATTGTTAAATATAGGCGACGTTCATCTCAACCCTGAACACTTTGTCTGGTTACATTGAAACTGGTTACGTAATTTGAATCACACGCTAATGATGCTTTGTCTGTGCAGGCTGGCGTATTTACTGTGTTAGTAGACAACACCAATTGTTGCATAAGAAGCCGGGGATTGATTGTATGATTTCATCAGCTACTGAGAATACCAACAACAGTAGTGGTAAAAACGGGAATAGTAGTAGTAATCTTAATTCTGGTAGCAGTGTAGATATTGTGGTGAATATTCTGGATACACCAATGGCGATGGGTGATGGAAGTTcaaataatattgatgaagatcttCATATTCAGCAACTTGCTGTCTATGGACGTGAGACGATGCAAAGGCTGTTTGGTGCGAACGTGCTTTATACTGGGATGAACGGATTTGGGGCAGAAATTGGTATACATTTTgaccttcttttccttttccttctaATTTAGAACTCAAACTTGTAGATACTTGTTTCGTTGACGCTCATATGTTGGAATTTATGAATAGCAATTGATCTGATTTGTTCTTTGAATTTAAGATTCTTATCTTCTTCAGCTTGTTCAGCTCGTCTTGTCATGAATTTATTATCTATAACTGAATATGTCAGCTCGTTTTACTCTACTTAGTGTAATGGTTAACATCTTACTAACAGACATGTAGATTTCTCTTTCATGTTTACATGAATTTCCTTAGAAATAAGTTATATGTTGCTAGTCTCGTTTATCATGAATAGGATTAGTTAGTTTGTAGAGGAAATTGTAAATGTTGAACAGGGATTTTGAGTGAGACAGAACAATCC comes from Papaver somniferum cultivar HN1 chromosome 7, ASM357369v1, whole genome shotgun sequence and encodes:
- the LOC113295177 gene encoding ubiquitin-activating enzyme E1 2-like — its product is MMKKKGARQGTLPCYHILPSSMSRLASFWLPKTSARRQSRKRRSLKGPALKVVRLCLWRLGWRIYCVSRQHQLLHKKPGIDCMISSATENTNNSSGKNGNSSSNLNSGSSVDIVVNILDTPMAMGDGSSNNIDEDLHIQQLAVYGRETMQRLFGANVLYTGMNGFGAEIAKNLILTGVKSVTLHDEGTVELWDWSSNFLFAETDVGKNRALASVQKLQELNNAVAVSTLTEKLSKEQFSYYQAVVYLLISVLRLRVSMLNTVIISSLRFWS